From Longimicrobium sp.:
GCGCGCGGCCTCGTCGGCCTCGCGCTGCGCCTTCGCGTCCGCCTTCTGGCGGGCGCGCTCGCGCTCGGTGGCCTTCCGCGCGCGGATCTCCTTGATCCGCTCGCCGATCGGCACCTCGAAGCGCTCGGCCGCGCGGGCATTGTAGTCGAACCCGGCCACCGTCACGCGCTTCAGCGCCTTGCCCACCGCGCGTTCGATCGCCTTCAGGTCGCGCTCCTCTTCGGGCGACACCAGCGTGTACGCCTCGCCGATCGCGTCGGCGCGCGCGGTGCGGCCCACGCGGTGGATGTAGTCCTCCGGCATGTGCGGCACGTCGAAGTTCACCACGTGCTCCAGCGCCTCGACGTCGATCCCGCGGGCCACGATGTCGGTGGCCACCAGGATGCGGTACTTGCCGCCCTTGAAGCCGGCCAGCGCGTCGGTGCGGGCGCTCTGGCTGCGGTTGCCGTGGATCCGGGCGACCGGGATCCCCGCCTTCTCCAGGATCTCGAAGAGGCGGTTGGAGCGGTGCTTGGTGCGGCAGAACACGATCGCCTGGCTCACCTCGCCACGGCGAAGCATCTCCAGGAGCAGCGCCGGCTTCAGGTCTTCCTTCACCGGGTACACCGCCTGGGTGATGCCGGTGGCCGGGGCCGCCTTGCGCTCGATGTTGATGGCCGCGGGGTTGCGCAGCATCTCGTGCGAGAGCTTCACGATCGGGTCCGGCATGGTGGCGCTGAAGAACA
This genomic window contains:
- a CDS encoding DEAD/DEAH box helicase, whose product is MSFDTLSLHPSLLRAVHDLEFTKPTPIQQQAIPPALEGRDLLACAMTGSGKTAAFLLPIMNHLIGKPRGTTRALVISPTRELAAQIHEHFTLLAKHTNLRAAAVFGGVGMSPQEQAFRRGVDLIVATPGRLLDHLQHPYAKLDKIEVLVLDEADRMLDMGFLPDIRRVLRQIPTDRQTLFFSATMPDPIVKLSHEMLRNPAAINIERKAAPATGITQAVYPVKEDLKPALLLEMLRRGEVSQAIVFCRTKHRSNRLFEILEKAGIPVARIHGNRSQSARTDALAGFKGGKYRILVATDIVARGIDVEALEHVVNFDVPHMPEDYIHRVGRTARADAIGEAYTLVSPEEERDLKAIERAVGKALKRVTVAGFDYNARAAERFEVPIGERIKEIRARKATERERARQKADAKAQREADEAARLSGRGSRPAQPAPRRQGDDPRRDSFARGDGGSQPRQQEGGGSGSRRRRGRGGRRPAMQG